In Candidatus Sericytochromatia bacterium, the sequence GACAGCCGGGCGATCACGCTGGATTTGTACCCAGCCTGCGCGCCGTCAGCCCAGGCCCGCCCGCTTCATCGGGCTGTCGAGCACGCTGGCGCCGGCAGTCGCCTGGCAGACCCAAGCGGTGGCGGTCAGCCCGGTGCGCGCATGGTAGGCGCTCAGCACCTCCGCCTGGTAGGCGTCGACTCGATCCGCCGGCAGCAGCGCCACCGTGCAGCCCCCGAAGCCGGCCCCGGTCATGCGCGCGCCGATCGTGCCCGCGAAGGCCTGGGTCAGTTCCACCAGCACGTCCAGCCCTTCGCAGCTGACCTCGAAGTCGTCGCGCAGGGAGGCATGCGAGGCGATCATCAGGCGGCCGAAGCCGGCCAGGTCCCCACGCCCCAGGCATTCCACGCCCTCCAGTACGCGCTCGTTTTCGCTGATCACGTGGCGCGCCCGCCGCGCCACCAGGGGCGGCAGGTGGCGTTCGTGGGCAAGGAAGTCATCCAGGCTCACATCGCGCAGCGCCTTCACGTCGTCGCGTTTCAGCCGCGCGGCCAGCAAGCGGACCGCTTCCTCGCACTGCGCCCGGCGCTCGTTGTAGGCGCTGTCCACCAGGCCGCGGCGCACGCCGCTGTGGGTGATCACCAGCGCCACCCCCCGTTCGGCCAGGCGCAGCGGCACCGGGCGCGCCGCCAGCGAGCGACAATCGATCAG encodes:
- the galK gene encoding galactokinase, which encodes MTGQATLPPRAQAVVDAFVARYGAPPEYLVRAPGRVNLIGEHTDYNGGFVFPAAIDREMIIAATPKADRLDREVRVWSLEYEAEDRFSLDQLVRSEEHPWVDYMRGMLSIWQACAFKVRAFDAVIAGNVPQGAGLSSSAAYEVAVGTLVNEMMATGVAPKQLALLAQKAENRFIGVQCGIMDQFISALGRADAALLIDCRSLAARPVPLRLAERGVALVITHSGVRRGLVDSAYNERRAQCEEAVRLLAARLKRDDVKALRDVSLDDFLAHERHLPPLVARRARHVISENERVLEGVECLGRGDLAGFGRLMIASHASLRDDFEVSCEGLDVLVELTQAFAGTIGARMTGAGFGGCTVALLPADRVDAYQAEVLSAYHARTGLTATAWVCQATAGASVLDSPMKRAGLG